From Malaya genurostris strain Urasoe2022 chromosome 2, Malgen_1.1, whole genome shotgun sequence:
TAAAGCGTACAACAAACACAGGGCCAGTAGTGCTAAATAATCGTTCTCGGCACAGTCTAGTGACGAAAGCACCATATCGAGAAATGGTCTGTTAAACTCTGGAGTTCGATATGCAATAAGCAATAGTTTTTCCTTTTCTTCGTCCGTAATGTTCACCTTTTCTATTTCGTCCGATAGTGTTGGTGGGCTTGGCGAATCTTTGGGAATGACGTAAAAAAAACGATTATACCAATGATTAATGTCCATCCTAAAAACAGGCCACCTACTTGATGTCTGAGGCTCATTGGTCGAGGTGCTACTGCTGCTATTGGCATCTTCCGCACTTGGGTCATAGTTATAGGAACTGGATGATGCAGCCGAGCTTTCCAGTGCTTCTTCTAAACTTTCCACAGGTTGTCCAAATCCAAGTGCAACAACCTCTCGATTTTCAATGTAGGCATTCAAGATTTGTGATGCTCCTTCTTTAAAAACGGTATGGTCCGCATTCAGGATGACCCAAGTGAGCGCGTTGATCAGGGGGCGATGCGTAATTACCAGGAAAACAAGGGATAACAAAAATAGTGCTACCACACTGGACACCCGAGGATTGTTCAGTTCCTTGATGTCAATATCCACTACTTTGTTAAGCACGGCAGCCAGATTTCGTGTTACAACTGCCATTGAAATAGGCGGGCTAGGCGTTAACGAAAATATGTATAATGGGACGAGCAGCTTGTGAAGCAAATGTTCTGTGAGAACAGCATTAAGATCAGGGATGTCCAAGCACAGTATATCGTTCAGGTAGTGCAAGTGATCAAGATGTTCTGCTACAAGATTAGCTAGACGATGCTGAGATTGATGACTGAAAGAACAATAGTAAGACTTAGTTGACCACCAGTACACGAAATTACGTATAAACTCACTCGGTGTCGTTACGAACACATGCGTCCAACTCCAGTATGTGCTTTCCGATGAACCAGACTAAATTACTAAAGTAAGGTGCGGCTGTCTTGTCACGAATGAACTGTAGCATATTTGGATTCTGCACCTTGTAAACATTCAAAGTAATAGTACGTACAGCAATGCGTACCATGGATTCTGGatgattgaaaaatttgatGGCTTCCGTATAGAGAGGGAAATCGTTCGTATGCTCGTTGTAGAAAAAGTGTATTGTATGGGTATTTAGCTTAAGGCTGAgtgttttcaaaaacagaatgtAATATCCCATTACGTCTTCATCCGAAAAATCAAACTTGTGAACGATTATCGAATTTACTAAGTTGTTACTCAACAAGTaatctaaaaataattaaacacaatttatttGCCTCAAAATTGTTGATAAATTTTACTCACATAGCGACGTCTCATTACGAATGTTTTCGAAAAGGATGTTTAACGTTTGTAACAATTGAACACAGACGAAACTCGATCCCCCGCTTTTCTGTCGCATAATGTGGAGGAAGTACGAGAgcatatttttttctagaaaGAAACTAAACAGAGCAACAAGATTATTAGAAGGCCACCgtattttttaccttttacGGATACTTACTCGAATACCGATGAATCATTCTGATCGCCCCATATGAGAATTTCTGCTATGCATCGAAGGGATTCTACGAGCAAACCGCGGTTGCTTTCGGACACCGTAGTATTGCGTTCTAGTACACTGTACAAGTATTTCAGATGATCCAGCGAGAGTCGATTCTTAGGACGATTCCATCCTCCGCCAAACCAACTTCTACTACGAAACATTTCGTTGGTTTGAGTGTAACTTTTTTTCTAGTTCATagcaggaaattttatttttgattcaatgGACGTTCCAACGAATTTGAACTTAACTTTTTCATCACTAAATTATTTTCGTACGGGAGTGTGTATACCTAAttgcaaaataaaattttctcgcATGACACCTGTCACTTTACAAAAAGAAAACAGTGTTATCATCGGTGTTATGCCCTTTGAAATTTATCCAGATTATCATACTGCTGTCAACGACGGAGTACGTTCTCTAAGTTTTAGTAACGGATGTAACCTCACTGGGTAAATTAGCGATAGCATCGTTGACATTTCATTCGTTTCATTAGTCTATCTTGAATCAACTAAAAACAGCATCGTTAAAAACATTAAACAACATTGATTTGTGTGACATAGTTAATTGCAGCTAAATAATCTTTCGAAATGGCTTTGGCTATGCAAAAACGGAACAACGTACGCATCAATCCATAAACATAAACAATGCATATACAACATATATTTTATCATTTCAGGTGCGGCTACCTCCGGAGGTGAATCGGGTTTTATATGTTCGAAATCTTCCGTATAAGATCACTTCTGACGAGATGTACGATATTTTCGGTAAATACGGTGCTATTCGACAAATCAGAGTGTAAGTTCATTAATATCAAGTAAAAATACATATAACACTAGATTAGTACTATCACTACTCCTGATTGATAGTCTTGAAACGAAAAAGATAGTAGAAACAAtagtatttttttaaagataaacaTCAACAAAGCCAAACCAGTCGGAAGTGACGTTCTCTTGCAGATAATCACTTTCTTTACCTGGTCTACTAATAATTAGTTGCTATACCTTATGTTCGATCGAACGCCAAAGCGGTCAGACAACATAATCAGAACGATCGACGGTGAAATtatatcagtattttttttacttctgcCTGATAAGAACTAATATTTTTAGTTAACTCTTTCAACATATTAAATATACCGAAATAATGTTAATTCTAGCGACAGACTCAATCTAGTGTTGTGTATATATTTTACAACTCTgattattatttaaaatgttTCGTTTTAGGGGTAATACTCCGGAAACGCGTGGTACTGCCTTTGTGGTGTATGAGGATATATTTGATGCCAAGAACGCCTGTGATCACCTCTCTGGATTCAATGTTTGTAATCGATATCTGGTGGTACTTTATTACCAGTCGACAAAAGCCTTCAAGAGATTGGACGTGGATAAGAAACAGGACGAGCTCGACCAGATGAAGGCGAAGTATAATATTAATTTCGACGAGTAAAAGTTAACATAGTTTTTATTTATAAGCATAGGCGATACGAATGATTAAACATTATTTCATAAGCTTACGATTGTATGTCAATAAACTTTGTAACAATCATCTCTAAAACCTAAACTGCTTTTGAATTGGAAATTACAGAGTTAGTAGTTCCTATGTTGATTTTCATCCAGGTCATATTAATAATCTGAATATTTAAATAAGTTTCCCGACGAGATTGTTTATTCACTAATTGTATATCAGCAAAGACAGCTGACTGGGTCAAAATTTGTGCTCTAatggttgaaacagaaggtaagTAGTTTAATCTAAACTGATGGTTgcaattattcatttattcaacgATATTGCAAGAATatcagaaaaactttttattattcaattattcatttattgaatggggctggggtccactaggagattgatagtacctattagctctctccgcaCAGTACCAgcatagatgccgtgtggaatccagcagaaaaaaatgaatcaagaatagatccactgggttcctgcttccatgtcataAAAGGcgacaggagtttctttttcctttcagttattagaTATTTTTAATATCTAACTGATTGAAATAATTCACTTCTGATTAttctactaaattatctcttcattcaacttatcaatttccatctagcttcggagaaaagttttcttcttccatgttattgattgtctttcaggattgtaAATTGAATGATGAAAATCAACTAATGCGTCTGTTGacttttgtttggtgatttaaaatgattttataacaacagcTTAGAATATtctaatgcaatgaatcaactgttttgtctaaattctattcactcgtttattttgtaatttcatttataaaaacaagggaagtttttattctttacgcgatagtattgcaaatttttcttcagtttccatgaataagagctgtgaatcaagacttcccgggacttcaatataggatattgttgaaacgttcactcgggaagtggtgcatccgagcatcttgaaaccggaacatactgagtcgtgcgcgaatactaccaatgctgaaatttttactaacaaatattcttctcccgtgacacttgtgggatgcgcagtagtatatacggcctttagtaacaacaagtgttggactaacatccctttccattccttagacgatctacgttcgggcctggccgacgccggtactgatcaatgaattctgagaTTACCAGaatatgtacattgaaggatgatttatcagtcccaggtcggatcatctaataACTCCCTGTactatttcagctaatcccgatcaataacggagtagcaaccaggggtggtcgctcaagctcaattattcatttattgaaCGATGTTTCAAGAATATCAGAACAACAACTTTATATTCACGAGCATGTGTAAAGTGTGCTACGATCAAAATTGGTAAAACAAGATTGTttataaatcaataaaaattcaataataattcaaATCATACATCTTTTTCAAGTTCATTtcatacaaaataaaaaaagaacgcTCCATAACAAGGTTTCATCTAACGCTACAAAACCACGCTAAaggactagagatgggcaattcgctcctgagctgttccaatgaatcgaatcataaaagtgagctgacagctcacagctctttttaaaagaaccacagctcaccagctcacttatttgctacccagttcgccGCATTGTTGAAGAGGGGAATAAGATACGAGCTGaatggatcttcggctcttgaagaacgAGTtctaaacgagaaaaaaaattgcaccaACTTTCGTTATTTCTAACATGCctgcatctatccttctttaacggaTTGAATGAGACATTATcagtaagaaatcttacctctcatggCGCAAGAAAAACGGGCCACAAATTAAccatcagttcaatctaaatgagctgatgagctgatacatcgaatcgattcattttggtgagctgatcggttcggagctgctcaccaatatgagctgtttcgcacacctCTATAAAGGACTACTTATACATATTCGATTCGGTACAGTAAAGGCACGACATCGtgccagggttgccacatttaaatctgcatttttcagaagaaaaatctgtaaatctgtatcgctcaaaaacctgtattgaaaatctgtatacagaagtgataagaaatcgtAGCACAACGGAAtaaaaaagtctttagaacccaaatttaaagaaaccaaaacttttctcagtctaaattttatgattttgtagttgaaaaaaacgctggaagttgtttttgcgttgcagccacagactaacagacaggacactcaaattagattcttcaatcattttaacggtcatttcgaatattcctttatttgggacagtactcacatgtgtcatgatggcgccacgttaccctatcaaaaacatcctgtctgtcatctatactgtgtttatttttttcatttaccgacagagttgccattcatgcagaattacctgtaatgtattgatttgtatacgtccatgcgaatttcatgcaggatacaaatttaatacatattgccaaaactatatacagaattatgcctacttctcatcctccaacgcaatacaaaatcgaacccgttttgttacaatatttacttgcttctggtctgccgccacttaatttcggatgaaaactaacaacacaataaaaaatagtctagatgaacaacgctgagtcaaataaatggttaccttccaacatcgcgaaaaagttaaatatatgatcaacgtaatccaaaaatttattgtgacgattcattttcaaaaattttgatgaaatcaggcatccctgcaagcagctgatcggtgttgacaaacgaggggaaaccaactagtaaaaaaacttttacgtaacataaggggtgtaccgatagtaaatagttcgcgcagtacaatataggtggaactagtgcatcacgaaaaattatttttataagaatttactcatactgtcatgtctgttagtctgtgttgcaGCCTttcgaaataatgatttgacgaaaaactttcaaaatccatCTTTTCATCTTATCAGAATCAATTTTGAAAGCATAAGCAATTACGCTACGCTAGTTGTAAATAAATGTAAGCATAAACAAATCTTTATTAGCAGATAGaacatctgtgtttactgtccttaacatactcttttttatttagttttataaTCTTTTTAGAATTAACACACAATCAGGGTAATGTTTTCGCAttgaaataataattaataccatcatttaatatattttaatttgatatttattcaatttttaatccacgctaccaaaaatctgcattttttgctaaaaatctgtaatcttcatatacagaatcttggtcacaaatttatctgaaaaatctgtaaaatgcagattaatctgtatatgtggcaaccctgcatcgTGCACGGACACTGAtatattaggctctctgacagctcacttacaa
This genomic window contains:
- the LOC131427866 gene encoding splicing factor 3B subunit 6; its protein translation is MALAMQKRNNVRLPPEVNRVLYVRNLPYKITSDEMYDIFGKYGAIRQIRVGNTPETRGTAFVVYEDIFDAKNACDHLSGFNVCNRYLVVLYYQSTKAFKRLDVDKKQDELDQMKAKYNINFDE